From Burkholderia savannae, a single genomic window includes:
- a CDS encoding glycoside hydrolase family 10 protein, producing the protein MNNEMTPTHVWRVVLAAALTFLAGACTGGRADMTSEAAPNVACASDDVTPKRQFRAFWIASVANIDWPSREGLTLVEQQDELRKWLDDAVRLNFNAVILQVRPVSDAFWPSPFAPWSEFLTGTQGVDPGYDPLAFAVAEAHRRNLELHAWFNPYRATRNTRLDALAPMHPARLHPDWLVRYGGQFYFDPGMPAAREHIVSAIMDAVDRYDVDGVHLDDFFYPYPIAGQTFDDAATYGQYGGGFATLADWRRHNVDVFVETLAQRIKAAKPWVKFGISPFAVWRNALTDPQGSQTSAGAQTYDDLYADTRRWLRENWVDYIAPQVYWAQGFPVADYDKVVPWWVEQARMSRAHLYIGQAAYKVGISEQSPGWSDPGELDNHLAFNCKLPEVKGDIYFSAKDVRADRLGSMSQLVRKWYSRPALVPTMPWLKATPPLAVNGLRVERTPDGVRLRWQAGSADTVSYAIYRHERPRCDACRDIDARHLVATVRGTDYLDAKASVDHEYMYSVTALDRVWNESAPVATKPIPAL; encoded by the coding sequence ATGAACAACGAAATGACGCCGACGCACGTGTGGCGCGTCGTCCTTGCCGCCGCACTGACGTTTCTCGCGGGCGCATGCACAGGGGGGAGGGCGGACATGACCTCCGAGGCGGCACCGAACGTCGCGTGTGCGTCGGACGACGTGACGCCGAAGCGGCAATTTCGCGCGTTCTGGATCGCGTCGGTGGCGAACATTGACTGGCCTTCCCGGGAGGGGCTCACGCTCGTCGAACAGCAAGACGAACTGCGAAAGTGGCTCGACGACGCTGTCCGGCTGAATTTCAACGCGGTGATCCTGCAGGTGCGGCCGGTATCGGACGCGTTCTGGCCGTCACCTTTCGCGCCGTGGTCTGAATTCCTCACCGGCACGCAGGGCGTAGATCCCGGCTACGACCCGCTCGCGTTCGCGGTCGCCGAGGCGCATCGGCGCAATCTCGAACTGCACGCATGGTTCAATCCTTATCGGGCGACGAGAAACACCCGTCTCGACGCGCTTGCGCCGATGCATCCGGCGCGTCTGCATCCTGACTGGCTCGTGCGTTACGGTGGGCAATTCTATTTCGATCCCGGTATGCCCGCCGCCCGCGAGCACATCGTCAGCGCCATCATGGACGCGGTCGACCGCTACGACGTTGACGGTGTCCATCTCGACGACTTCTTTTATCCGTATCCGATCGCGGGTCAGACGTTCGACGATGCCGCGACATACGGACAATACGGCGGAGGGTTCGCGACGCTTGCCGACTGGCGCCGTCATAATGTGGACGTGTTCGTCGAAACGCTCGCGCAACGCATCAAGGCGGCGAAACCGTGGGTCAAGTTCGGCATCTCGCCGTTCGCGGTGTGGCGCAACGCGCTCACCGATCCGCAGGGCTCGCAAACATCGGCCGGCGCGCAAACGTACGACGATCTATACGCCGATACGCGCCGCTGGCTCCGCGAGAACTGGGTCGATTACATCGCGCCGCAAGTCTATTGGGCGCAAGGCTTTCCGGTCGCGGACTACGACAAGGTCGTGCCGTGGTGGGTGGAGCAGGCCCGGATGTCCCGCGCGCATCTCTATATCGGCCAGGCGGCTTACAAGGTCGGCATATCGGAGCAATCTCCCGGATGGTCCGATCCCGGCGAGCTCGACAATCATCTTGCGTTCAATTGCAAGCTTCCCGAAGTGAAAGGCGATATCTATTTCTCCGCGAAAGACGTCCGCGCGGATCGCCTCGGCTCGATGTCGCAACTCGTTCGCAAGTGGTATTCGCGTCCCGCGCTCGTGCCGACCATGCCGTGGCTCAAAGCGACGCCGCCGCTCGCGGTGAATGGCCTGCGCGTTGAGCGGACTCCGGACGGCGTGCGGTTGAGATGGCAAGCCGGCTCGGCCGACACGGTGTCGTATGCGATCTATCGCCACGAACGGCCGCGGTGCGATGCGTGTCGGGACATCGACGCACGGCATCTGGTCGCAACCGTCAGAGGAACCGATTATCTCGACGCGAAGGCAAGCGTCGATCACGAATACATGTACTCGGTCACGGCGCTGGACCGTGTCTGGAACGAGAGCGCGCCAGTCGCCACGAAACCGATCCCCGCGCTTTGA